ACAAGATAACTATGCAGCTGCAACCTTCCCTTCAGATTCCTTCTGCATTACATTGCTCAAGGTCTCCCAAAGCTGGCCGCCATGTCTACCAGGCAAGTTAAcccagctacttttttttttaattatttatttattttgatttcatgtgcattcatgtatgtctgtgtaaaggtgtcagctcacctggaactggagttacagacagttgtgagctgccatgtgggtgctgggaattgaaccctggtcctctggaagagcagccagtgctcttaaccactgagccatctctccagccccaacccagCTACTTTTgcatacacagtaaataaaaggaaataccTATGGCTCGTGTCCAGAGTATCAAGGTTTCTGACAGCAACAGCTAAGACTGTTCAGAGTTCTATGAGAACGGCGTATCGATGGGGCAGGATGGATCCAGATGGACATGGAGGCTAATTCATCCACTAGGACTCTCTTTATGGCTTGAATTAATCATTTAAGTGTTAGAtatgcacagagagacagagggacgaCAGAGAGGAGGGGTTATGTAACTGTACACAATCTAAGgctcacaaatgagagaaaacatagtaTATCTCCTTTTGAGTCTAGCTTTTTCACTAACATAATGGTCTCCAGTTTCATCAAATTTTCTAGCCAACAATGTaacttttgaaagatttattatcttatttcatgtgtatgagtgttttgcatgtatgtatatgaactgtgtgcatgcctggtacccacagatgACAGAAGAGGATTTTTAGGTCCTCTCAGCCTATATGTGGATTTTAATagttgattaaaatacattgccATCAAAGCACAAATCATTGAAAATAAGAATGTGTGGGTGTTAATTAACTAGCACCACGATTTGAAATGAAGATTTGTTTTGAAGTTAAAGCTGATACTGAATCTTGGCTTTTTCACTAATCAATTCTATACTTGTATCACTTTCTGAGCCTCCATTTCCTTGTTCATATAAAGGAGTAAtagttggggctagagagatggctcagtggttaagaacttgccaggggcctgagttcagtttccagtatcCAGATAGGGATACTCACattcatctgtaaccccagctcccgAGGACCTGACAGCCATCACAggcatctatacacacacacacacacaaactcacacactcacacactcacacacacacacactcacaggcacacatgcatacacacacacacacacacatacacacacacacacacagacacagatacacatgcatacaccccacacagatacacacacacacacaccccacacagatacacatgcacataccccacacagatacacatgcacacacacacacacacactcacacacacacacacactcacagacacacatgcatacacacacacacacacagatacacatgcatacaccccacacagatacacacacacacacacagatacaaacacacacaacccacacagatacacacacacacaccccacacagacacacatacacacagatacacacacacacagatacacatgcacacacactccacacagatacacatgcacacactccacacagatacacatgcacacacacacacacagatacacatgcacacacacacatacacacacacagatacacatgcacacacacacacacacacacacacacagatacacatgcacacactccacacagatacacatgcacacactccacacagatacacacacacacacacacacacagatacacatgcacacacactcacagatacacatgcacacactccacacagatacacacacacacacacacacagatacacatgcacacacacacagatacacatgcacacactccacacagatacacatgcacacactccacacagatacacatgcgcACAacccacacaaatacatgtagaacaaattctctttggtcttaataataaaaacccagagtccgGTATTAGGGAGTGAAAGCTAAGAggccagagaagcagagcagccagacacTAGGGAGACCTTTCccgtctccacaaatcctcaggcTGAATTCTCACACTGCCTGCCTAGACTGCTTAGGCTGCCTGGACTGCCCTGAGCTCCTTTCACCTCCCACCTTATCTtcccctctctgcccagccatagcCCTTCCagtctctacctccttagtgctggggttaaaggtgtgtcactccaaatcctgggatcacctttgtgtgagctctgtttctcttttagattggatcAATGTCATGTGCTCAGAAtagccttgaattaacagagatacctctgcctctgtcccctgagtctttctcctgagtcctgggattaaaggtaagtgccaccactgcctggcctctaactAATGTGGCCAGCTTTGCATTCTGagcttcaagcaagctttatttgttatagcataagcaaaatatcaccacagatacacatgacacaccctcacacagatacacatacatacacccataatttaaaatgaaagtaaacagTTTTAAACTAtaatgctaataataataatatacgtGTATGTGATCAGAGGAATTACTTTTGTGTTTACCAGTTGAATTACTCATGTTTCTAAAAAGTCTTCTAGATGTCATGGGCAACAATCATGAATCTCTCTACTCTCTTCCTCTGTGGAGGAAAAAAAGTTTTCTGGGCCCCATTTTCATTGCATTCTCAATAGCAACAACTCCTGATGCTTCTTCTAGACCTGAGAGATGGAGTGACAGAGTCATGTCAAAGCTCTCAATCTGTGTGCTAAACACTCTTGGTGTAAACTGACATCAGTTTTGTTGAACGAACAGACCAGAAGCCAACCAGtgcaaactcatggagattcaaCTAAATCCGTGCAATGAAGAGCATGTTCATGGGATGGCAAAAAGActgaattttattaaaacaatctcCAAATTTTATTGATAAACATGGTTTCTAAAAGCCCCCTTAAGTCCACTCAGAGACCAGGTCTTAACAAAActtatgcttttgtttctgtaGATAGGTGCATTGTTCTTCTCTTCAAAGGAAAATTTGAGAAAAGATTACACGTAATTATGTTTCCTGGGCGAAATGGTGCAGACGAAATACCAAGCAATGTTTAAAGCACGGCCAGGAAGATCTGAATCCTTTCTGGTGTGcacatactttaaaatatgtggattttaaagtCAGAGGGAAAtggtatgaaaacaaaacacaatgtctGAGGCCTTGAAATTAAACAAGCTCACACTCAGAGACATTTGGAATAATAGCCTGGCCTCCACGCATGCAGAGAGGGTTACTTGGCACATAGCCTCCATGGGGCATTGGGAAAGGGTGCACCACTGCAGAGGGTGGGGCATTGGGAAGGGATGCCTTGCAGCAGAGGAACTCGGGTTTAACTGACTTCCGGCCAAGGGACTTGGTGCCTTGTGTCCTCTACGGCTCAGGGAAGCCGGACGCTCTCAGCTGACATTTGTCTGCCTTTCCGCCTCATCTGGATTGTTCCGCAGCCTCAGCTTTgtttccagcctctgcttccattcttCCCGGAGTCTGGAAATAGAAACATGCACAGATGGGGCCCTGGGTCTCTACAGCTGTGGCTCTGGGAAGCACCGCCACTGTTTCCTCCCTGAGACCCTTTGTGTGTTCAGGTTTTAGGAGGGTGTGCAGAGGACTTGGAAATCAAATACAGAAGCATATTATTTACACAGGTGAAAATGAGCAGACACACTTTCTGATTTGGGGAGttttcatgtgcacatatgtgtatgcctgcgtgtgtgtgtgtgtgtgtgtgtgtgtgtgtgtgtgtgtgcgtgtgcgagagagagagagagagagagagagagagagagagagagagaagagagagagaggggggggggcagggtgcaTGCAGATGCCAAAATTGGTGTCAGGTGTCTTATTTGttgttctctaccttatttttattatttacttatttctttggttattcaagacagagtttctctgtggctttggaggctgtcctcgaactagctcttgtaaaccagtctggtctcgaactcacagagatctgcctgcctctgcctctccagtactgggattaaaggcgtgcgtcaccaccgcccggcttctaccttatttttaaatttaaaattttatgtgtatgaatgttttgtctgcatgcatgtctgtgcatcatgcaCATGCCTGGTaccttcagagaccagaagaaggaattgaatcccctggaactggacagatgtttgtgaactaccatgtgggtgctgggaatcgaacctggacCCTCTGGAGGGGCAGctgatgctcttaaccactgagtcatctctccagcacctactTTACAGGATCTCTCGCTAAACTGGAGCTGGCCAATTCAGCTAGCCAGCAGGCCtttagtgatcctcctgtctccatctccccagcactgggataacTGGTGTGCACTGCTGGACTTTTTGTGTTTGgactgggccttgaactcaggtccttatgcttgcatggcaaaagctctaccaactgagccatctcttcagtccattTTGTAGctgttgtttttccttcctccctccctcccttcctccttcttttcatccctcccttcttccctccctccttccctcctttctatTTTTAGCAGTTTAATGTTGCCCAGACTTGCCTCAGAGCCATCTCCAGTACCTCCATCTTAtattctgaatttatttattttttattttatgtgcattggtgttttgccatgggtgttgggtcccctagaactggagttacagacagttatgagctgccatgttggtgttggagattgaactcaggtcctctggaagagcagtcagtgctcttaaccactgagccatctctccagccccctccatcTTATATTTTAAGACttacttttactatttttaataatgtacgtgtgtgtgtgtgtgtgtgtgtgtgtgtgtgtgtgtgtgtgtgtgtgtttgtgcgcgcgCACGCAGATATTCAAGGAAGCCAGAGATGTTgagtgccctggagctggagttccaggtggttgttaACACCCACCCACGTGCCTGCTAACCacagtctataattccagttccaaaggatccaacaccctcttctggcctccagggcgCACCAGGCATAcagcaaaacatccacacacataaagcaGAAATATGTAAATCTTTCCAAACCGTGTTAAACAGACATGCAGCTGCGTACTTTCTCAGCGCGCTCCTTCCCAGGCGATGCTCCTCGGACTCACGGTAGTATGTCTGTTTGCcaatctccctctcccagaagcgtTTGAGCTCGTGGCAGGTGTTCCCGCAGAAGACCTCTCGGCGGACGTACTGACTGTTCATCccctggaaaagaaaagaggcacTGAAGCCCTCCCAGGCATGATCCCTGGGAGTGCGCAGGGTACAGGGGTGCTTTGAATCCAGCCAAGCAGCAAGCAGCTGCAGAACCAGAGTCACCTAGCCTTCTGAGAGCATCCCTCGTCAGGTTGCAGTAAGACTGAATTCGGAGGGTCTGAGCGCGGAGAGGGTCGTGCACCTGGGCAGCAGTGACGTCACTGGCCTGGAGACCATGTCTGTCATTCAGTGCTCAACAGTAAGCACAAACACGTGGGCTGTGGATTTTGAACACCCACCTGAGGAGTGACAGAAAACACCCGTGTCGTCTCAAGTGATAACCTGTGAGGACAAGCTCATACTTCTGAAAGGTTCAAGCCCTCTGCTAAAGAGGCTTGTTGCAGGGAATGATACCAGGCTTTGACACACCCGACTGCAAGCTGTTTTCAggctgtatgcacacatgtgagcaCCATATATGAACTTATACATGCTAGATGACCAAAAtgctccctttttttttttttttttaaggttggtTATCGATGCGTGGTACTGGATGGCCTGGAACCTGCTGACCTATAACTTATAGATCAAGTTGTCCTCAAAATCATAAAGACCCACTCAATTCTACTTCTGTAGTACTAagattccttttttgttttgtttttcgagacagggtttctctgggtagccctggctgtcctggaactcactctataggcctggcaggc
This genomic stretch from Cricetulus griseus strain 17A/GY chromosome 4, alternate assembly CriGri-PICRH-1.0, whole genome shotgun sequence harbors:
- the Fam240a gene encoding protein FAM240A — protein: MNSQYVRREVFCGNTCHELKRFWEREIGKQTYYRESEEHRLGRSALRKLREEWKQRLETKLRLRNNPDEAERQTNVS